Proteins from a genomic interval of Odontesthes bonariensis isolate fOdoBon6 chromosome 7, fOdoBon6.hap1, whole genome shotgun sequence:
- the LOC142384203 gene encoding YY1-associated factor 2-like isoform X2 has translation MGDKKSPTRKPRPVSQLVTQQVNQQFAPPTHPKKEKRDKSEKDKSDKEPTLKKKSHKNMRPRLKNIDRSSAQHLEVTVGDLTVIITDFKEKAKPTSTSASVASADQHSQSGSSSDNTERGVSRCSSPHGEGSSVNGETH, from the exons ATGGGAGACAAGAAGAGTCCCACAAG AAAGCCACGGCCTGTTTCTCAGCTGGTTACACAGCAAGTAAATCAGCAATTTGCTCCACCAACACATCCCAAAAAGGAGAAGAGGGACAAATCAGAGAAGGACAAAAGTGACAAAGAACCcacattgaaaaagaaaagtcatAAAAATATGAG GCCCAGGTTAAAAAACATAGACAGGAGCAGCGCCCAGCATTTAGAGGTCACAGTTGGGGATTTGACTGTAATTATCACAGACTTTAAGGAGAAAGCTAAACCCACATCTACTTCAGCAAGCGTCGCCTCAGCAGACCAACACAGTCAAAGTGGCTCAAGCTCCGATAACACCGAACGAGGGGTGTCCAGATGCTCCTCGCCCCACGGGGAAGGATCATCAGTAAATGGAGAGACTCACTAA
- the LOC142384203 gene encoding YY1-associated factor 2-like isoform X1 has translation MGDKKSPTRPKRQSKPFTDDGYWDCSVCTFRNSAEAFKCMMCDVRKGTSTRKPRPVSQLVTQQVNQQFAPPTHPKKEKRDKSEKDKSDKEPTLKKKSHKNMRPRLKNIDRSSAQHLEVTVGDLTVIITDFKEKAKPTSTSASVASADQHSQSGSSSDNTERGVSRCSSPHGEGSSVNGETH, from the exons ATGGGAGACAAGAAGAGTCCCACAAG gCCAAAGCGGCAATCCAAGCCCTTCACCGACGATGGGTACTGGGACTGCAGCGTGTGCACGTTCAGGAACAGCGCCGAGGCGTTTAAGTGCATGATGTGTGATGTCAGAAAGGGGACGTCAACTCG AAAGCCACGGCCTGTTTCTCAGCTGGTTACACAGCAAGTAAATCAGCAATTTGCTCCACCAACACATCCCAAAAAGGAGAAGAGGGACAAATCAGAGAAGGACAAAAGTGACAAAGAACCcacattgaaaaagaaaagtcatAAAAATATGAG GCCCAGGTTAAAAAACATAGACAGGAGCAGCGCCCAGCATTTAGAGGTCACAGTTGGGGATTTGACTGTAATTATCACAGACTTTAAGGAGAAAGCTAAACCCACATCTACTTCAGCAAGCGTCGCCTCAGCAGACCAACACAGTCAAAGTGGCTCAAGCTCCGATAACACCGAACGAGGGGTGTCCAGATGCTCCTCGCCCCACGGGGAAGGATCATCAGTAAATGGAGAGACTCACTAA
- the LOC142384202 gene encoding uncharacterized protein LOC142384202, which yields MAYQHSRRSIRDAYEEQFPSGDAREVTVHRIVNIVEKRSSMPRQGVEFERRFDDDQWYGGPRNYQDARGYHGEESYLPNERHFEEKPSFSSFRRNSSPPRNGVPYSSQYYGRDDLRHQLSSRSSSRAQHFRKRGRGSGAPQREDHEDYRASKSLVITRERSPVRRGAQPPPTARSGSNATSTSVSPDKDKGHPHQQTQQKHKPSVVSSHTPSSSVEESPHSSVSSKANSSASVAESEEAAAASMEPKQNPEEDLKTRRLEAIEAKALEIEKHYRQDCETFRTVVKMLVAKKPGLENLLQTSLDENLLEIQQHCLNALKSFITELDEILEQPETSP from the exons A TGGCATATCAGCACAGTCGAAGATCAATCAGAGACGCGTATGAGGAGCAATTCCCATCTGGAGATGCAAGAGAG GTAACGGTTCATCGAATTGTCAATATTGTTGAAAAGAGGAGCTCTATGCCCCGGCAGGGTGTAGAATTTGAGAGAAGATTTGATGATGACCAGTGGTACGGTGGTCCGCGAAATTACCAGGATGCAAGAGGATATCATGGCGAAGAGAGCTATCTGCCTAATGAGCGACACTTTGAGGAAAAGCCCAGCTTCAGCAGTTTCCGCAGAAATTCCTCACCTCCCCGAAAT GGGGTCCCGTACTCTTCACAATATTACGGCAGAGACGATCTGAGGCATCAGTTAAGCTCCAG gagcagcagcagagctcaaCATTTCCGCAAGAGAGGTCGAGGGTCAGGCGCTCCTCAGAG AGAGGACCATGAGGACTACAGGGCCTCTAAGTCTTTGGTAATCACACGGGAACGCTCTCCTGTAAGAAGGGGAGCCCAGCCACCTCCGACTGCCCGCTCGGGATCAAACGCCACCAGTACGAGCGTCTCTCCCGACAAGGACAAAGGCCACCCCCACCAGCAGACACAACAAAAGC ATAAACCCAGTGTGGTATCGAGCCACACTCCCAGCAGCTCTGTGGAGGAGTCTCCTCACAGTTCGGTATCTTCAAAG GCAAACTCTTCAGCATCTGTGGCGGAGTCTGAGGAAGCGGCGGCTGCCAGCATGGAGCCAAAACAAAATCCAGAGGAGGACTTAAAGACTCGCCGGTTGGAGGCCATAGAGGCTAAAGCTCTAGAAATTGAGAAG CATTACAGGCAAGACTGCGAGACATTCCGCACAGTGGTGAAGATGCTGGTGGCAAAGAAACCCGGTTTGGAAAACCTGCTGCAAACTTCACTGGATGAGAACCTGTTGGAGATCCAACAGCACTGCCTCAATGCCCTTAAGAGCTTCATAACGGAGCTGGATGAGATACTGGAGCAGCCGGAGACCTCACCATAA
- the prickle1a gene encoding prickle-like protein 1a, with amino-acid sequence MSLVSAARPAAGFQGGARQRDFMMEQKVGKLTSGFQRSSTSDDDSGCALEEYAWVPPGLRPEQVQLYFSCLPEDKIPYVSSPGEKLRIKQLLYQLPPHDNEVRYCQSLSEEEKKELHMFSVQRKKEALGRGTVKLLPRNLLSSVCEHCGERINGGEMAVFASRASPGLCWHPACFACSTCGELLVDLIYFYHDGKIHCGRHHAELLKPRCSACDEIIFADECTEAEGRHWHMKHFSCFECETILGGQRYIMKDGRPYCCGCFESLYAEYCEACGEHIGVDHAQMTYDGLHWHATESCFSCAQCKSSLLGCPFLPHHGHIYCSKACTLGEDVHASDSSDSAFQSARSRESRCSVRLGKSSRSADQCRQSLLFSPSVNYKFQGLCGNADDTLTNKLAHTTLSDEHLWRGRGEETEALEDQDEEWAEHEDYMTQLLLKFGEHGVFQQANDSRPTDFWIAEKDVKSKHESPKTGSGGQGGRGGLVSKKYQADKYWAQSQDGLGDSAYGSHPGPASSRKIQELELDHGSGGFHGEEPRWYTDSLECITDEFKKTDQSVHDSMESLALSNITGASVCGDYIARPQVYSLQGLHEFETEDCEKTSNMGTINSSMLHRSENSLKSLEQEEDVEETVPEQEVPLEDRPKPHVPAIRRTRSQSRPQQVKFSDDVVDNGHYGDLPLRQPPMSERTRRRVHHFDEQSQNIQSGHHNHHHRRRRSRKSRSDNALNILPKERTPMCYKVGHRGSAIGSKGHQPFHGHQPDHKLQDPAAGRFLGLYADDDDWCSTCSSSSSDSEEEGFFLGQPIPQPRPHRHYYTDDLPSPVAGMSSPPYDQWTKSKKKKGHKGKNCIIS; translated from the exons ATGAGCCTGGTGAGTGCAGCAAGGCCAGCGGCCGGCTTCCAGGGTGGAGCCCGCCAGCGAGACTTTATGATGGAGCAGAAAGTCGGGAAGCTAACGTCTGGCTTCCAGCGCAGCTCCACGTCTGATGATGACTCTGGCTGTGCACTGGAGGAATACGCCTGGGTACCACCTGGCCTTCGACCCGAACAG GTCCAGTTGTATTTCTCCTGCCTGCCTGAGGATAAGATCCCCTATGTCAGCAGTCCAGGAGAGAAGTTAAGGATCAAGCAGCTCCTCTACCAACTGCCACCACATGATAACGAG GTTCGTTATTGCCAGTCACTCAGTgaggaagagaagaaggagCTGCATATGTTCAGTGTCCAGAGGAAGAAGGAGGCACTGGGGAGGGGCACAGTGAAGCTGCTGCCCCGCAATCTTCTGAGCAGCGTTTGTGAGCAT TGTGGTGAAAGGATCAACGGTGGGGAAATGGCAGTGTTCGCTTCAAGGGCGAGTCCAGGGCTGTGCTGGCACCCAGCATGCTTTGCCTGCTCCACATGCGGCGAACTGCTGGTGGATTTGATCTACTTTTACCATGACGGAAAGATCCACTGCGGAAGGCACCATGCTGAGCTACTCAAACCACGCTGTTCAGCCTGTGACGAG ATAATCTTTGCTGATGAGTGCACAGAGGCAGAGGGTCGCCACTGGCACATGAAGCACTTCTCCTGTTTCGAATGTGAGACCATTCTGGGTGGGCAGCGGTATATCATGAAGGACGGCAGACCATACTGTTGTGGCTGCTTCGAGTCGCTCTATGCAGAATACTGTGAGGCCTGCGGGGAACACATTG GTGTCGATCATGCTCAGATGACCTACGATGGGCTCCACTGGCATGCCACTGAGTCTTGTTTCAGCTGTGCCCAATGTAAGAGCTCTTTACTTGGTTGCCCCTTCCTTCCGCACCATGGTCATATTTACTGCTCCAAGGCCTGCACTCTTGGGGAAGATGTGCACGCCTCTGACTCTTCTGATTCGGCCTTCCAATCGGCACGCTCACGTGAATCCCGCTGCAGCGTGCGTTTGGGCAAGAGCAGTCGCTCGGCCGACCAATGCAGACAGTCGCTCCTCTTTTCGCCATCTGTCAACTATAAGTTCCAAGGCTTATGTGGAAACGCTGATGACACCCTGACCAACAAGCTTGCTCACACAACCTTATCAGATGAGCATTTATGGAGGGGACGGGGTGAGGAGACTGAGGCACTTGAAGACCAGGATGAGGAGTGGGCTGAGCATGAAGACTACATGActcagctgctgttaaagtttGGAGAACATGGGGTCTTTCAGCAAGCCAATGACTCTAGACCCACAGATTTCTGGATCGCTGAAAAGGATGTCAAATCAAAGCACGAGTCCCCAAAAACTGGCAGCGGTGGACAAGGAGGGAGGGGTGGCTTGGTCAGTAAGAAGTACCAGGCTGACAAGTACTGGGCGCAGTCACAGGATGGACTAGGGGACTCTGCTTATGGTAGCCATCCAGGACCAGCAAGCAGCAGAAAAATccaggagctggagctggatcATGGGTCTGGAGGTTTCCATGGAGAGGAGCCACGGTGGTATACCGACTCTTTAGAGTGCATCACTGATGAATTCAAGAAGACAGATCAGAGTGTCCATGACTCCATGGAGTCGCTTGCTCTCTCTAATATTACTG GGGCTTCTGTATGTGGTGATTATATAGCTAGACCTCAGGTATATTCCCTGCAAGGTCTCCATGAATTTGAGACAGaagactgtgagaaaacaaGTAATATGGGCACCATCAACTCTTCCATGTTGCATAGAAGTGAAAATTCCCTAAAGAGTCTTGAGCAGGAGGAAGACGTGGAGGAGACTGTTCCAGAACAAGAAGTACCCTTGGAGGACAGGCCCAAACCTCATGTCCCTGCCATTAGGAGGACGCGTTCACAATCTAGGCCCCAACAAGTCAAATTCTCTGACGATGTGGTGGACAATGGCCATTACGGTGATCTTCCATTGCGTCAGCCCCCTATGAGTGAACGGACTCGACGGAGAGTACATCACTTTGACGAGCAGAGCCAGAACATTCAATCCGGTCACCATAATCACCATCACAGACGGCGTCGCAGTCGCAAGTCTCGCTCTGACAATGCTCTCAACATTCTACCCAAGGAGAGAACGCCAATGTGCTACAAAGTGGGCCACAGAGGAAGTGCGATTGGATCAAAAGGGCACCAACCCTTCCATGGTCACCAGCCAGACCACAAGTTACAGGATCCAGCCGCGGGGAGGTTCTTGGGGCTGTATGCCGATGATGATGACTGGTGTTCTACGTGCTCTTCCTCATCCTCTGATTCTGAGGAGGAGGGCTTTTTCCTGGGTCAGCCCATTCCTCAGCCCAGGCCCCACAGACACTACTACACTGATGACTTGCCCAGCCCTGTAGCAGGCATGTCATCTCCTCCTTATGACCAATGGACCAagtccaaaaagaaaaaaggccacaAAGGGAAAAACTGTATCATTTCATAA